The genomic stretch CAAGTACTCGCTTAATTTTTGTTCGTTTGGTTATTATTTCTCAGGTTtcgaatttttttctttttgcaacAAAATGAATTGTTATGgtcaattaataaatatatatatatataaatggagaAGAAAACTGAATGTATTTTGTGGGgtatttgaaaaaatttcttgCACTCTTTTGGTCCAATTAATTAAGTGTTATTTTTGTCAATATTCTCTCAAAAGTTAAGGTTGTCTGAATATTAATTGTTTTATGTGTGAAAAAGGACAGttggaaaataaaaaatatattttttgttgccTTTTTTATTTGTTCACAATTAAGATAAAAGTTTATGTTCTATCTCCTAGTCAAGAATCGAGTAACTACCCATTTTGTGCCTATAACCTCACGTTGGTCCTCACATTCTCACGATCACTCTCCCATTCACTCACTCTCTCATTTTTTTCTGGTTATTTCTCCTTGGCTATTCtctattgtttttctttcttGTGCTTCCTAGTGTGCAGGAATCAATGGCTCAAACCAAGACCGCATGTTCTCCCCAACCCTCTGCCGGTGCTTCCAGTTCCTCTGCTCCATCTGGTGTTATTCCTGAGACATCAGACATTCTCCCTGACAAAGTTGATCTGGTACTGGTTAATAATCTCCTTGGCACAATGGCTGCCACTCAAAAAGCAATTCTTGCTCAGCTGTCTGCTTTATCCAACTTGCTCAGCTGTCTGCCTTATCCAAGGGTGTTTAGTTGTCTGTCCTATTAAACTTTTTTGTGTCCAAAGAACCTGGtctcttgtcttttattttttattctcgTTACTGttacgccccacgtcactatggttgctttctggaatgacgattgaccctacaaaccaacacgagtctttccaacgtgctttgtcctcactcgcacacttcctgggaaaacttcccaggaggtcacccatcttgagattatttCAGGCcaaacacgcttaactttggagttctgaagtgatgggctaccaaaaagaagatgcatcttattgatataggtattacccattaatccatttaagccctcttcaactatgtagtctcatacctacacagtcttagaatcatcacacttgaccttccctaggcggtgtgggattgcacagctttttacccggtctttccccccacggatcatgggattctaactgtcacagTTACTTTGGCTccttgatagacaaaaagggggagTAGGTGGTATTTTAATTGTTTTGTGTACAACTCTGGACCCTATTTTTAGGGGGAGTGGTGTGGTTGTGTCTTGTTAAACTTTTTTCCCAAAAGTTGACAAATCTTATCTTTGTTAGTATGTGTTGACTgcatttttagccaacgacgtgagaacgtcaaatacgacaaactttcaagagaaataaaaacgacacagacggtttaaacaggaaaagtaaataacacaggagatttttatagtggttcagccccgattgtcggtaatagcctaatccacttagagttgtgatttattgattcgtactcaagatcagatggactgagccaactgagtttcttcagtacagattacaaaaatacaagaattctctcttatttcagcactttctctctctaaatactcagacccaaatttctctctctagaaagaagaagcagaagaagcccctctctcatcccataagccctctatttataggctaaaggtcatacatacggtatcccctagaaccgggatattttattatatttattacatttaaattacaaagaaacatttaaaattcaaaatgtaacaaactccccatttgtgggaagaatgagagattcccgcatatcttgttgaagttgtttctgggaatcttgacttagtctcctctaacatgttgatccacctcctactgaccacccatgcaagtgctggtcgaacatgtgcatggtggtaggacaaatatttgttggtcggacgtgcatggtggtaggacatgcatggtggtaggacatgtttttgtgggtcgaacgtgcatggtggtaggacatgcacttctctcctctaacatggcactctcctctagcatgccatgtttctccttgaaccaatctccttggcttctcacctcggataggtccgaggcaacctccttgacATCTCACCCCGGATAAgtctgaggcaacctccttgaagcttctcacctcggataggtccgaggcaacctccttgaagcttctcacctcggataggtctgaggcaacctccttggcatctcatccttggggtctcctaggatcacccTCTtgaggtctcctaggaccacatcctccttggggtctcctaggaccactttcttgagttctcctctgacctcattcttggggtctcctaggatcactctcttggggtctcctaggaccacatcctccttgaggTCTCAtaggaccactttcttgagttctcctcgatgcaccctccttagctctcctaggatgcactccccttagctctcctaggatgcactctccttatctttcctaggatgcactctccttagcctcctaggatgcactttccttagctttcctcgaaccaaggtgcatttggcttggttatgacatctttcaagcagtccaaattcttcgtcagtctaccgggtcactttatcacaactctgaggagtcaacgtatttattgactattaacgtgtcctttactgaccatgcactgccacttgtcacatttattgccacgtccttgatctctaatttttgggtataacagtatGCTTGTTTGCAGGGGGATTTCTTTGGAACTTAATCTTTTTTCTAACAAAGTGTTTGCTGAAGGTTTTGAGCTCATAttgctaaaaatatattttgtctaaAAAGTTGTTAAATGGAGAGATTGTAAAATCTTATTTTGACTAacctttttaataaatatattttattatttaattggtatttttttgaaattatatattgggTAAGTAAGTGGATTGTGTCTCATTTTGGTAAGAATCAATTCTTTAAGTGCATTTTATATATAGTCAAGTTTCCTTAATTATTTATGGCAACCTTGTCTATAATGAGTATGTGTATTAAAGAATTGTTTTCTGTATATTTTCCTTGATTTTATCTGGTTTAAAATGAGGAAACTGAATGATGCTTATGTCCAAAGTaaggaaattttgaaatttgaacCTGGTTGGGATTTAAGTCTAGGTTCGCCCATTTTCCTGATGCTACAGAATGATTCTCTGTCTCATCTAGAAAATCTTATAGTTAATGTAATTGGAAGCTATTTTTAGTAACTTCCTGATTTGGTCTGATTGGGATCATGAACGAGATTGGCTGGCTTAGGGTTTCCTAAATTCTATAAACACAAACCTAAGCAGCAACTAATCTTATCTCTTCACTACTCTAACGTTTTATATTTTGAAGAGTTCTTTTTTATGTAAAGAGTAGTCTTTGttcaactatctctttgtttgtttgtttgtttgttttgctattcaggAGAAGATTTCCATAAGTCTCACTTCAGGAGGAAGCGAGCACTCATCAAGTTCAGAAGGGATTTCATGTTCTTGAtgtttatcaaaatcagattattaaagtggagtacttcaaggttgTGACAAGGATTTAGATggagtctaaacttgtataagtcaattgcttattgtattcttgagactttactaattgattttatctctgggtgtggccccatggactaggttttccgaaccacgtaaaaaacttcttgtgtcacattacttttagtttatttactttATCTTCGTATATTCTGATTCATCAGCAATCTGTTATGATACATCAGAATATCTTTCTGTTCAAACAATTGTTTAACTATTCTGCATTAGTTAAATTGTTTGTTAAATTCAGCTGGCAATCTTAAAAAACATAATTTCACCCACAACTATTGAAGCATCCATTAAAGCACTCATGATTAATTTTTGTGTTCTACATCAAAAATTTAAGGTTTTAAATCTTCTAAACATATAAATCTCAAAAAAAcactaagattaaaaaaaatcaactaaAATTGACATCTAAGCAAAAAGTTATGCCTCACCaaaattttcgtcaaatttcagcgcAGAACATCGCAGAAACATCAAAAAGCATCGCAtttgcatcgttttggccaaaaaatcaagtttttatgattgcatcgcgAAAGCACTAAAAAAACATCGCATTTGCATCGTTTTGggaaaaaaatcaagttttcattatTGCATCAAAAAAACATTGTATTTGCatagttttggccaaaaaaatcaagtttttgtgGATGCATCGCATTTgtatcgttttggcaaaaaaaaaatcaagttttcatgattttTTGGCCCCAAAACGATACAAAttcgatgttttttcgatgcattGCGATGCATCCACAAGAACTTGATTTTTTGGGCAAAACTATGCAAAtgcgatgctttttcgatgcaatcatgaaaacttgattttttttttttttttgccataacgATGCTTTTGcaatgcaatcataaaaacttgattTATTGGTCAAAACGATGCAAATACGATACTTTTTCGATGCTCTGCGCTGAAATTTGATGAAAATTTTGGTATGACATAACTTTTTGCTAGATATCAGTTttagttgattttttttaatcttaatatttttttcaagatctacatgtttaAAAGATTTAAAGCCTTAAATTTTTTATGTAGAACACAAAAATTAATCATGAGTGTTTCAATAGTTGTGAGTTTCTTTTTTATCATTGTTTTCCAATGGCCATGAgtagagagaaagagaaatgaGAGATGTATAGACGATTTGTGAGAGAGAGAGGAGCTTCTAGCCATGggtaggtggtggtggtggtggtggtggtggggagGGGCTACCATGGTAGAGATAGATAGTTTGAGAAAGAGAGAGGTGGGAGTTTAATGAAAAGGGCATTATTATCAAAATTTTACAAAATGGCATATATTTGAGATGCCTATTAAATTTGTCATATGGGTAAAATATGGTATACTATTAAGCATATACCATGAAAAATCTCTTTACTATTCAGCTAAAAATGAGGAACCAATATGTGTACTCAAATTGTACTAAGTTTGAAATTACTATTATCACAATGGTGGTCTATATTGATGACATCTTTTTTCTTGGACAATCAATAAtgcatgtttagtccaaatgcgCCTTGTAAATAAAATAGCAACTTCGTTGGTGGCAACCAAGTAGTTTGAGATATTTTTTTATCATCACCCCAAACATTGGTCCTTGCTTACCAAGGAGTATACGTAAAGGTGATTTGATGCTGAACTTTCGACAGAATAAGTCTTAAAAGTTTCCCTTAGACTGTATAACAATGTCTTGATCATCAAAGCTTGCATATATGCTATTGCTAATACTGCCAACTTAATCCTTTGAATAAATTGATTCAAGAGGATACAAAGTTTATGCTACGTTTTCATGCAAGATTATTATAGCTAATCATGGATAATTAATTAGACCCATTGTATGGTATCTCCTAATTTTCTGGTAAAATCAGTGATGTCTTATCCTTTGAATCAATTGATTTAAGAAGACCCTAGTAGAGTCCTACTTTGTGTACTGCTACTAGCTTTTAGGGGTCATAGATTCGTATGACAATTTTAATTTCTCTAAGTTTGACATAACATTTTCTAATTGTTCAAAAGAACCAACACAAAGTTTGACCCAACGTGTGTTATCTTAGTTGGCTTATTATGAACAATTTTGTCATAATCAGGGTCAATCTCAAGGCATTAGGGCTCAATACAAAATTTTGATAATTtataataattgtaatttttagAATTTGGGGCCTTAGTCACCGACCTAGCCTGTCTATGTCTAAAACCGGACTTGGTCATAACTACTGTGTTTGTTGTCAAGATGTTGGAGTCTCTTATGTTTCTTTCATAGCTCATTATATCAGCCAGCTATTTTCAGTATTGAACTTTTACACTGTTATTGTAGGCCTCTTAGTTTTGAAGAatatttctttatttcttctcTCCCATGTGTTTTTCTCCATTGTTTTTCAATTTCACGATTGAAGATCAAGAGGGTTATTTAACCATAAAAGTTCGAAGTGAAGATCTTGATAGGAGCTCGAGATTTACAGCTGAAGGGAGTTCAACAATTGTTCAGGAGGGATTCCAGTTGCCTGGTGGATTGGGATAATCAACCTATTGATGACAAGAATTCTTTGAAGATTTGCTGAAAGGGTTGCGTACAAATCTGATTTTTGTGTTGTATTTGGATATTCTGAGTTGTAAAACTGCTTTTAATTTTAAGCGGATTTTTTCAACTGGACTAGGTCTTATGAAGGAGGTGTTGTTacgaatcatgttaaaagtttcCTTGTACCATGCTCTAAATGAATCTAAGTAACTAGTTCtaggtaaattggtaatcttgaTACAATTAAAGTAGCATTCGAACTTTCAGTTATAATTAGATAAATCAGTAATCACCAGTAGCCACCACAAGAGCAAACCCCATTCTTGAAATGGTGAAATCGGGTAGTATCTCGAACAATGATTTCCCGTCTTTCTAAGGCTGAGATAAACATAGTGGCCCGGTGGCAATCCCCACAAACTCTCAAGTTCTTAAATACTCGAATCGGAATACCCTCGGGCAATCTGAGGAGGCCAAATGCAATTGCTAGCTTTTCACTGTGCCATAACAGAAGCTGCTCTTTCTGCTTCTTTCCCACATCATGCAGTGCAAATTCAAGATCCGGAACATAGCCTGCCAACCTCATTTTCTTATCTAACTGGACTAGTTTTTCATGTATACAGGCAAGTTCAGGATGAAGCCTGTCTCCCGATCTGAACTCATGAATTTCACTTTTTACTTCAATCCAACTATATCCGGGTATCTTAACTACattattttctttcattgatcGCCAAACTTTTGAAACACAATCCCATCTTCTTGTTACAGCATAAACATTAGCAAGTTGAACGTAGCCAGCTGCGCTTGATGGATCAAGAGAAAGGAGGTTTTTTGCAGCATACTCGGCCAGCTCTAAGTTCTTGTGGATCCTACAAGCACCCAGAAGGGTTCCGAAAATGGCTAGATGGGGTTTCAATGGCATTTTCTTTATCAAATTTACAGCCTCACGAAGCCTACCGGCTCTGCCAAGGAGGTCAACCATACATGTATAGTGCTCTGGCTTAAGTTCAACTCCATAATCCCTTACCATTGTGTCAAAATATTGCACACCGATATCAACTAATCCTGAATGGTTGCAAGCTGATAAGACAGCTACAAAAGTGATCCAATCTGGCTTTGTTCCTGTGATTTTCATTTCATTGAACAGACTGAGAGCTTCATGACCTGCTCCATGCTGCGCATAACCGGTAATCATTGCATTCCACGAAACAACATCTTTTCTAGGAATTTCATGAAACAATGTCAGAGCATCCTTCAAATCTCCGCATTTACAATACATGCTGATTAATGAAGTCCCCGCAGTTGTGTCATCATACAACAGAGATTTATAAATCAACTGGTGTACTTGCTTTCCCATCTGCAGGGTCGATATGTTACTGCAAGCTAATAATACACTGCTCAAACTCGATGAATTTGGCTTAACACCAGATCGAATCATTGTCCGGAAAAGCTTCAAACCTTCCTCTGCTCGAGCATTCTCAACATAACCTGAGATCATAGTATTCCAGGTCACTACATTCTTCACGGGCATATGTTGAAACATTTTCTCTGCTAACTCAGTCTTCCCAAACTTCATGTAACCAGTAACCATGGCAGTCCACGCCACAACGCTCTTAACAGGTGCTAACTCAAAAAACTCAATTGCAGAGTCCAAATCCCCAAACTCCACGTACCCTGAAATGATAGCACTCCACGAAACACTGTTCTTCTCCGGCATTTCATGAAACAATTTCCGCGCCCTCTCCATCTTCCCATTTCGTATAAAACCCGATATCATCGTATTCCAAGACGCCGAATCCCTGAAAGACATCTTGTTGAAGAACCTCATGGCGGATTCAACGCCAGAATTGTGCAGATGACACACCAACATAGTATTATACGAAACAGTGTCTGGTTCGGGGATTCTATCAAACAGTTCTTGGGCTTCTTTTATTTTCCCAGGCTTCTTCGCATACCCGGCTAAGATTGAATTCCACGTAACTGTAGTCTTCACGGGCATTCTCTCAAACACATTAAGAGCAGAACCCAAATCCCCGAATTGAATGTAGTTCGTAATTAACTTATTTGACGAGACAATATCACCGGAACCAAGATGATCCCATGGTGGAGATTGACTCAACTGGACGGTTGTGAAATTCTTATTCACGTAACTGGGGTAAACCAGTTGGGTTGGGAAATTGGGAACTCCATTCCTTACTTTGAAAGTGGAGAGAAAATGGATATGATGTTTGGGTTGCGAGAAAATTTTGAACGAGACTAAGAAATGTAATTGGGTTCTCTTATTTGTTCTAAGATAGTTCATTTATCATAGTTTCTGGGTGAGATCCACTTGCAGAGGAACGTTGGCGGaaggaggaggaagaagaagaagaagcttcaACCACCAGAACGACTCCATTCCGACCCGCTCTGCACATCTCTTCTGTATTGCTGTTCATTTCTTCCTTTCTACgacaaaaaaataagaaaacgACAGAAAAAAATGGAATGAAACGCCGGCTACAAAATGAAAAACGACAACAGAGCACTAATGTCTTATTATATTATTTGGGCCATTGATTTTTCTAAGAGaactttacaaaaaaaaaaaaaaaaaaatacgggAAAAAATAAATTACTTTCTATATTTATGGGTATTAAAGTTAGGCCACTAAATATGGTAattctagcaaaaaaaaaaaaaaagtttaaaatatgagAATTCCACAAAATACcataaaaaaaatacacacaCTATCTCCCTTACTTTCTTCTTTCTCTCCATCTCTCACGTATTATTTACTTGCTCTCTCTATTTTTCTCACAACAATGGCAGCCAACCATTTTCTCTCACAACAAGGAGCTCTCTCACACCGGCAAATGGACGACGTATCTCCGGTCACCGCCAACGCCATCTCCGATTCATATTCTTCTTCGCATTCTTCTTCGTTTTCAcgttattcttcttcttcttcttcttcttcttcttcttcttctttatgttCTTCTgcgtcttctttgttgttttagatatgttttttcttttcttttcagatctggttttcttttacaaatctggtttttttttttctaaatctgtCTAAGTAATCAGCTATTGTCATGATTCTGTTTTGTTTTCAGATCTGAGTTTTTTGTAGActtagctgtaaccagttaccttatttaattttcttcttcatggttgtttttaaatctgattttatttttaagatctggttttctttataaaactacctaagtaaccagtcactgtcacaattttattttatttttcagatcTGAGTTTTTTTGTGGACCTAGTTGTAACCATTACTTTATTTAATCTCCttcttcatgtgttatttttaaatctaattttatttttcagatttggttttctttataaaactacctaagtaaccagttaccttcttcgatcttcttcttcttggttattttcatatttgattttgtttttcagatgtagttttttttttttaagatttggctaagtaactagttaccaattaattgttattttgataggggtaaccagttaccaccttcttcttcttctactactacttctcagattatttttttattttctaggtTTGGCTCAGTAACTAGTTATTAATCAGTTATTTTAATAGGGGTAACCggttaccttcttcttcttcttcttcttctttactggATGTATTatgatctgttttttttttcttccaaatctgtcAGTAACCAATTACAATTCACTCGAGTACTTGTCATGATAGTTAAAATTGATAGTAGTAACCGGTTACTGCCACATTACTACAAAatctaaatttatttttataatggtaatcaattattatttaaaatgaaattaaatgacATATATACATCTCTAACAATAATCCAAAACATACATATGTATAATGACATAACCcagacatcatcatcatcatcatcaccacaaTTAGTGAAAGTCATTCTCATCACctcatatatataaaattaatataataacaataataatacatccatatatatatataaatgtgtactattttataatcttatatatatatgtatatacataaaaaaaatataatagcaataatatatatattggaaAAAATTATATGGTTTTATATATACgattaattgtatatatatatatgttgacgcggttcttcgccaacagataattagaagaagaagagaaagaggtTAGTGCTGATAATGAACCGtaccagatatatgatcttagaaaatgatAGAGGTGACTCgggacacgttttttaagtggttcaaatgttaaaatccttctactctactagtcgatattattgatatatactgggtatttgattacagagtatttcttacaagggatcttttttccaacccttatcaactccctgggtctccatatttataggagaaggcacctggaagttggcaagaaggtcatcccatgaccttcttacctgtcATATCAATCCTGCGACAtccatgattaattcctaaacctgacacataagtgtggtcaaatcaacaggtaaggagataatgggccgcacggcccaacccagtcgtgggtgtctgaatgcgcacgttcctgctgcgtgtccgagaagtcagggggatatcagacacgtgatgtctgatatatgcacatttaccttgcgtgtgcagactttacaaagggtcatagcctccatatccagatcgtaccacgagctggatacataactcgaccttcggccttcacaGTCCGGACACGGGTCCTAGGCAATCTTGG from Humulus lupulus chromosome 5, drHumLupu1.1, whole genome shotgun sequence encodes the following:
- the LOC133778090 gene encoding pentatricopeptide repeat-containing protein At4g16835, mitochondrial, which codes for MNYLRTNKRTQLHFLVSFKIFSQPKHHIHFLSTFKVRNGVPNFPTQLVYPSYVNKNFTTVQLSQSPPWDHLGSGDIVSSNKLITNYIQFGDLGSALNVFERMPVKTTVTWNSILAGYAKKPGKIKEAQELFDRIPEPDTVSYNTMLVCHLHNSGVESAMRFFNKMSFRDSASWNTMISGFIRNGKMERARKLFHEMPEKNSVSWSAIISGYVEFGDLDSAIEFFELAPVKSVVAWTAMVTGYMKFGKTELAEKMFQHMPVKNVVTWNTMISGYVENARAEEGLKLFRTMIRSGVKPNSSSLSSVLLACSNISTLQMGKQVHQLIYKSLLYDDTTAGTSLISMYCKCGDLKDALTLFHEIPRKDVVSWNAMITGYAQHGAGHEALSLFNEMKITGTKPDWITFVAVLSACNHSGLVDIGVQYFDTMVRDYGVELKPEHYTCMVDLLGRAGRLREAVNLIKKMPLKPHLAIFGTLLGACRIHKNLELAEYAAKNLLSLDPSSAAGYVQLANVYAVTRRWDCVSKVWRSMKENNVVKIPGYSWIEVKSEIHEFRSGDRLHPELACIHEKLVQLDKKMRLAGYVPDLEFALHDVGKKQKEQLLLWHSEKLAIAFGLLRLPEGIPIRVFKNLRVCGDCHRATMFISALERREIIVRDTTRFHHFKNGVCSCGGYW